The Trypanosoma brucei gambiense DAL972 chromosome 10, complete sequence genome has a segment encoding these proteins:
- a CDS encoding T. brucei spp.-specific protein produces MITFPYGLCLFLLTYPRTFSQQSPTACKTHGSSLKGVCRDIGKHRQEDRIRETLFYPCSMGRISHTHTHTSEALQCCAK; encoded by the coding sequence ATGATCACTTTTCCCTACGGTTtgtgtctttttcttttgaccTACCCGCGCACCTTCTCTCAGCAAAGCCCTACTGCATGTAAAACCCACGGTAGCAGCCTAAAAGGGGTCTGCCGCGACATCGGGAAACACAGACAAGAGGATAGAATCCGGGAAACCCTTTTTTATCCCTGCAGTATGGGAAGaatttcccacacacacacacacacatccgaAGCCCTCCAATGCTGTGCGAAATGA
- a CDS encoding T. brucei spp.-specific protein codes for MILFCAKRVFFIFTYAFFFFFFFCVVTSFHPPSFLPLFVSRALPQEVVWAPASSRDCRFHGAASFSIVFFLLNFTSRVLSFGSSINWGYHLVKSSDTCGTLECSVRRFCVKAKKYVMNIGEVFEDCKNLWCEVSSHCSTERRHFPLPVFLISDSPIRRLPHRCPREGPPKGKKKL; via the coding sequence ATGATTTTATTCTGCGCAAAacgagttttttttatttttacatatgctttttttttctttttttttttttgcgttgttACATCTTTCCAtcccccctccttccttccgtTATTTGTATCACGTGCGTTGCCGCAGGAGGTGGTGTGGGCCCCCGCCAGCAGCAGGGACTGCCGGTTTCACGGCGCAGCTTCAttttccattgttttttttttgctcaattttaccTCACGGGTTCTATCGTTTGGCTCCTCAATAAATTGGGGCTACCACTTAGTCAAAAGTTCAGATACATGTGGAACACTCGAGTGCTCGGTACGCCGCTTTTGTGTGAAGGCAAAGAAATACGTGATGAATATCGGAGAGGTTTTTGAAGATTGCAAAAATTTATGGTGTGAAGTATCATCCCATTGTTCAACCGAGCGTCgtcattttcctcttcccgtTTTTTTAATATCCGATTCCCCCATACGTCGTCTGCCTCACCGCTGCCCTCGGGAAGGGCCtccaaagggaaagaagaagcttTAA